From Ammoniphilus oxalaticus, the proteins below share one genomic window:
- the trpS gene encoding tryptophan--tRNA ligase, protein MSKKKIFSGIQPSGLLTLGNYIGAMKQFVELQDEGDCIFCVVDLHAITVPQEPELLRQNVRSLAAMFLAAGIDPQKATLMVQSHVKEHAELGWLMQCTAYMGELERMTQFKDKSEGKAAVNASLFTYPALMAADILLYDATHVPVGDDQKQHLELTRDLAQRFNGRFGETFTIPEPIIPKVGGRIMSLDDPSKKMSKSNPNEGSFISLLDEPKKIVRKVKRAVTDSENQIRFDEQEKPAISNLLTIYALASNQTIEQLESQYDGIGYGAFKSDVADAVVSLLEPMQQRYQEWIESDELDRVLLAGAEKAAEYAEQKMIEVKQRMGLIPRETLK, encoded by the coding sequence ATGTCTAAAAAGAAAATATTCTCAGGTATTCAGCCGAGCGGGTTGCTCACACTGGGCAACTATATCGGCGCGATGAAACAGTTTGTTGAACTACAAGATGAGGGCGATTGTATTTTTTGCGTAGTCGATTTGCATGCGATTACGGTGCCGCAGGAGCCAGAATTATTGCGACAAAATGTTCGTTCGTTAGCGGCTATGTTTTTAGCGGCGGGCATTGATCCGCAGAAAGCAACGTTAATGGTTCAATCGCATGTAAAAGAGCATGCGGAGTTAGGCTGGTTGATGCAATGTACGGCTTACATGGGTGAGCTGGAGAGGATGACCCAATTTAAAGACAAGTCGGAAGGAAAAGCCGCCGTAAACGCCTCTTTATTTACATATCCAGCGTTGATGGCCGCTGATATTTTACTTTACGACGCGACACATGTTCCGGTTGGAGACGATCAAAAACAGCATTTGGAGTTAACGCGCGATTTGGCTCAGCGGTTTAATGGACGATTTGGCGAGACGTTCACGATCCCAGAGCCGATCATTCCGAAAGTGGGCGGAAGAATCATGTCGTTGGATGACCCCAGTAAAAAGATGAGCAAAAGTAATCCGAATGAAGGTAGCTTTATCTCTTTGTTGGATGAACCAAAGAAAATTGTCCGCAAAGTGAAGCGAGCGGTAACCGATTCGGAAAATCAGATCCGTTTTGATGAACAGGAAAAACCAGCAATTAGTAACTTGCTGACGATTTACGCGCTCGCTTCTAACCAAACAATCGAGCAATTGGAATCGCAATACGACGGTATTGGTTATGGCGCGTTCAAAAGTGATGTCGCTGATGCGGTTGTGTCCCTGCTAGAACCGATGCAACAACGGTATCAAGAATGGATTGAATCAGATGAATTGGATCGTGTTTTGTTAGCCGGCGCTGAAAAAGCTGCAGAATATGCGGAACAGAAAATGATTGAAGTCAAACAAAGGATGGGCTTGATTCCAAGGGAGACCCTAAAATAA
- a CDS encoding DUF3905 domain-containing protein: MSKRQKELEKKNPHQIHGPSKDNVPVEQTEPFVNEFGVVIGDHFYDSAHSPLNNWNVDVDPAIMAGDQWVHPTNDIGWNTAENQELLENGLPSQGAPFMHPTKDVGYRRD; the protein is encoded by the coding sequence ATGAGCAAGCGTCAAAAAGAGCTGGAAAAGAAAAATCCACATCAGATACATGGACCTTCAAAAGACAATGTTCCCGTCGAACAAACAGAACCGTTTGTCAATGAATTCGGTGTCGTGATCGGGGATCATTTTTATGATTCCGCGCATTCCCCGTTAAATAACTGGAATGTGGACGTGGACCCCGCGATTATGGCGGGTGATCAATGGGTTCATCCGACGAACGATATCGGTTGGAACACGGCTGAAAATCAGGAGTTGCTGGAAAACGGTCTTCCGTCGCAAGGGGCTCCTTTCATGCACCCAACCAAAGATGTCGGGTACCGTCGGGATTAG
- a CDS encoding pyrimidine-nucleoside phosphorylase, whose amino-acid sequence MRMVDIIEKKRDGQQLSQAEIEFLIKGYTEDKIPDYQISAWAMAVYFQGMSARETADLTIAMADSGERVDLSAIKGIKVDKHSTGGVGDTTTLVLGPLVAAAGAPVAKMSGRGLGHTGGTIDKLEAIPGFHISLGNDQFLENVNKLKLAVVGQSGNLTPADKKLYELRDVTGTINSIPMIASSIMSKKIASGADAIVLDVKTGNGAFMKSLQDSEALAQTMVEIGNRVGRKTVALISNMDQPLGFAIGNALEVREAIETLQGRGPADLTELCLALGAHMVVLAEKAENYDQAYERLQTMLTTGEAIDTFKKFVVAQGGDPGIVDHPQRLAQTAYQFDVKATESGYVEAIAAEEIGRIAMMLGAGRQTKEDAIDLAVGVMLAKKVGDHVTPGDTLATLYANQQQDQALAQRTLQAFRFSPQPIQVPKLIQQVIR is encoded by the coding sequence TTGAGAATGGTCGACATTATTGAGAAAAAGAGAGATGGTCAACAACTGTCGCAGGCGGAAATTGAGTTTTTGATCAAGGGCTATACCGAAGATAAGATTCCAGATTATCAAATTTCCGCGTGGGCGATGGCCGTTTACTTTCAGGGGATGTCCGCGCGTGAAACCGCAGATTTAACAATAGCGATGGCGGACTCGGGCGAGCGGGTGGACTTGAGCGCAATTAAAGGAATAAAAGTAGACAAACATAGTACGGGCGGGGTCGGTGACACGACGACACTTGTGTTGGGACCGCTTGTCGCCGCCGCGGGGGCTCCTGTCGCTAAGATGTCGGGAAGAGGGCTCGGACATACAGGGGGCACCATCGATAAACTTGAGGCGATCCCAGGCTTTCATATTTCGTTAGGCAATGATCAGTTTTTAGAAAATGTGAACAAACTAAAATTAGCAGTTGTCGGTCAAAGCGGTAATTTAACACCCGCCGATAAAAAACTTTATGAATTGCGTGATGTGACGGGAACGATTAACTCCATCCCAATGATTGCCTCTTCCATTATGAGCAAGAAAATCGCTTCGGGCGCTGACGCGATTGTGTTAGATGTAAAAACGGGCAACGGCGCCTTTATGAAGTCGCTGCAAGACTCTGAAGCATTGGCCCAGACGATGGTTGAGATTGGCAATCGGGTCGGTCGAAAAACAGTCGCTCTGATTAGCAATATGGACCAACCGTTAGGTTTTGCGATCGGCAATGCGTTGGAAGTAAGGGAAGCAATTGAAACATTGCAAGGCAGGGGTCCCGCTGATTTAACGGAACTGTGTCTCGCGCTGGGGGCGCATATGGTTGTGTTAGCGGAAAAAGCGGAAAACTATGACCAAGCGTATGAACGACTCCAAACCATGTTGACGACAGGCGAGGCGATCGATACGTTTAAGAAATTCGTTGTGGCCCAAGGCGGCGATCCCGGGATTGTGGATCATCCGCAACGATTGGCCCAGACAGCTTATCAGTTTGATGTGAAGGCAACCGAATCGGGCTATGTTGAGGCGATTGCCGCCGAGGAAATCGGGCGGATTGCGATGATGCTGGGGGCCGGTCGTCAAACGAAAGAGGACGCGATCGATTTGGCGGTCGGTGTGATGCTAGCTAAAAAAGTGGGCGATCATGTGACTCCTGGTGACACGTTAGCGACGTTATATGCCAATCAGCAACAAGATCAAGCTTTAGCGCAAAGGACTTTACAGGCGTTTCGATTTAGTCCGCAGCCGATTCAAGTTCCGAAACTGATTCAACAAGTGATCCGTTAA
- a CDS encoding THUMP domain-containing class I SAM-dependent RNA methyltransferase: protein MNNIELIATSTFGLEAVVGEEVRELGYTDVRVENGKVTFRSDLSAIPRANLWLRSADRIRLKVGEFQARTFDELFEQTKKLPWSDWLPKNACFPVDGRSVKSTLFSVSDCQAIVKKAIVDHMQGTYNQSWFEEDGPLYRIEVALLKDVATLTIDTSGVALHKRGYRGLIGGAPLKETMAAALIRLSRWNPDTTLIDPFCGSGTIPIEAALIGQNVAPGMNREFASEHWPVIPKELWRQARMETHDLANYDRPLEIIGTDIDDEVLKVARLNAEEAMVNDAIHFQRMDVSQVRSSKKYGKIICNPPYGERLGEQQEIERMYQKMGDVFQALDTWSFYVLTSNENFERIIGKKASRKRKLFNGNLKVDYYQFFGPRPPRPNREGERRSGRVLSETAK from the coding sequence TTGAACAATATTGAGCTCATTGCAACCTCCACATTTGGTCTGGAAGCAGTCGTGGGGGAGGAAGTCCGCGAGCTCGGATACACGGATGTTCGTGTGGAAAATGGAAAGGTGACTTTTCGTTCAGATTTGAGCGCAATTCCCCGCGCCAACCTCTGGCTTCGATCCGCTGATCGGATTCGCTTAAAAGTGGGGGAATTCCAGGCGCGCACCTTCGATGAACTTTTTGAACAAACGAAAAAATTGCCCTGGTCAGACTGGCTTCCGAAAAACGCCTGTTTTCCAGTCGATGGAAGATCGGTCAAATCAACCCTTTTTAGCGTGTCCGATTGTCAAGCGATTGTGAAAAAAGCGATTGTAGACCATATGCAAGGAACGTATAATCAAAGTTGGTTTGAGGAAGATGGCCCGTTATATCGGATTGAGGTTGCCCTACTAAAAGACGTCGCTACACTAACAATCGATACGAGCGGGGTGGCGCTTCATAAACGAGGATACCGTGGTTTGATCGGCGGGGCTCCCTTAAAAGAAACGATGGCTGCCGCTCTAATTCGCTTGTCGAGATGGAATCCCGACACGACGTTGATCGATCCATTTTGCGGATCAGGCACAATTCCAATTGAAGCGGCATTGATTGGTCAAAACGTGGCGCCTGGCATGAATCGCGAATTCGCTTCAGAACACTGGCCCGTCATCCCAAAAGAGCTGTGGAGACAGGCCCGTATGGAAACGCATGATTTAGCTAATTATGATCGTCCACTTGAGATTATCGGCACCGATATTGACGATGAAGTGTTAAAAGTCGCTCGGCTCAACGCCGAAGAAGCGATGGTTAATGATGCGATCCATTTTCAACGGATGGACGTTTCGCAAGTTCGTTCATCTAAAAAGTACGGGAAGATCATTTGCAATCCTCCATATGGCGAGAGGCTGGGTGAACAGCAAGAAATAGAACGCATGTATCAGAAAATGGGAGACGTATTCCAAGCGCTTGATACATGGTCGTTTTATGTACTGACCTCAAATGAAAATTTCGAGCGTATTATCGGCAAGAAAGCATCTAGAAAGAGAAAATTATTCAACGGAAATCTTAAAGTCGATTATTATCAATTTTTTGGCCCGCGTCCACCGCGACCAAACAGAGAAGGAGAACGGAGAAGTGGAAGAGTTCTTTCGGAGACGGCGAAATAG
- the zwf gene encoding glucose-6-phosphate dehydrogenase — MRLQTLKLDPATIILFGATGDLSRRKLFPALFNLFKREMLPPSFAIIGVARRDFSQETFREFVLQALKEFGGYQAHDEQQWNSFCAHLNYAQVNLTEAEHYEKLREVVEQRESEKDIPQNRAFYLAIAPELFSSVSANLKNSRLVETDGWKRLLIEKPFGHDRSSAEKLNREIRAVFEEEEIYRIDHYLGKEMVQNIEVIRFANSLFEPLWNNKYIANVQITSSETVGVEDRGGYYEQAGALRDMAQNHMLQMLMMIAMEPPSSLQKEATRDEKVKVLRSLRTYSVDEVKDHIIRGQYTRFGEYKGYREEEDVDPSSMTDTFVAARLFVDNFRWAGVPFYIRTGKRMPLKSTEIVVEFKNVPENLYFNQHGNLEPNLLSIRIFPYEGIYFKINAKKPGTDGSVSPIAVDFCQNCEGGVNSPEAYERLLHDCLGGDSTYFTRWDEVALAWDFIDPISTAFKEDKVELVSYSAGSWGPPKESHQLLEQNGFHWWPVGEQELPTIHFAKAPFFQVLQDQPNLES; from the coding sequence ATGCGACTACAAACCTTAAAGCTAGACCCCGCAACAATTATTTTATTTGGGGCAACAGGCGATCTATCGAGGCGAAAATTGTTTCCCGCCCTGTTTAATCTGTTTAAGCGCGAGATGCTGCCACCCTCGTTTGCAATCATCGGCGTCGCTCGTCGAGATTTTTCACAAGAAACTTTTCGGGAATTTGTGTTACAGGCGCTAAAAGAGTTTGGCGGGTATCAAGCGCATGATGAACAGCAATGGAATTCTTTTTGCGCCCATTTGAATTATGCCCAAGTTAATCTTACTGAAGCGGAACACTATGAGAAGTTGAGAGAAGTTGTAGAGCAACGAGAGTCCGAAAAAGACATTCCCCAAAATCGGGCCTTTTACTTGGCGATTGCTCCCGAACTGTTTAGTTCGGTGTCCGCAAATTTAAAAAATAGCCGACTCGTTGAAACCGATGGCTGGAAACGACTACTCATTGAAAAACCATTTGGTCACGATCGGAGCTCAGCTGAAAAGTTGAATCGAGAAATCCGAGCCGTTTTTGAAGAAGAAGAAATCTACCGTATCGATCACTACCTTGGCAAAGAAATGGTCCAAAATATCGAAGTAATTCGGTTTGCAAATTCATTATTCGAACCGTTGTGGAACAATAAATACATTGCCAATGTGCAAATTACATCAAGCGAAACGGTCGGTGTCGAAGACCGCGGCGGGTATTATGAACAGGCGGGCGCTCTACGGGACATGGCCCAAAATCACATGCTGCAAATGCTAATGATGATTGCGATGGAACCGCCGAGTAGTTTGCAAAAAGAAGCGACCCGCGATGAAAAAGTGAAGGTCCTCCGCTCGCTGCGAACCTATTCAGTTGACGAGGTGAAGGATCATATTATTCGCGGACAATATACACGGTTTGGCGAATATAAAGGGTATCGGGAAGAAGAGGATGTCGACCCCAGTTCCATGACCGACACATTTGTCGCCGCGCGTTTGTTCGTTGATAATTTCCGTTGGGCGGGGGTTCCTTTTTATATTCGTACCGGAAAACGAATGCCGCTTAAATCAACCGAAATCGTTGTGGAGTTTAAAAATGTGCCCGAAAATCTCTATTTTAATCAACATGGGAATTTGGAACCGAACTTACTCAGTATCCGTATTTTCCCGTATGAGGGCATCTACTTCAAGATCAATGCCAAAAAGCCTGGAACAGATGGAAGTGTATCCCCCATCGCAGTCGACTTCTGTCAGAATTGCGAAGGTGGCGTGAATTCACCAGAAGCGTATGAGCGATTATTACACGATTGTTTGGGCGGGGATTCCACTTACTTTACACGTTGGGATGAGGTTGCCCTCGCTTGGGATTTTATCGATCCAATCTCAACCGCTTTTAAAGAAGACAAAGTCGAACTCGTATCTTATTCAGCGGGAAGCTGGGGTCCACCGAAAGAATCCCACCAGTTGCTTGAACAAAACGGCTTTCATTGGTGGCCTGTCGGTGAGCAAGAACTGCCAACGATCCATTTTGCAAAAGCCCCTTTTTTTCAGGTACTACAGGACCAACCCAATCTAGAATCGTAA
- a CDS encoding bifunctional folylpolyglutamate synthase/dihydrofolate synthase — translation MKTKLQTYVDAENFMYESFLRAQAYIPKADDSVTRDPKRARWLLDQLGKPDQGIKTVLVAGSKGKGSTSHLISILLRGLGYRVGLFTSPHLIQFTERIQVNGQQISELDFLRLTRKIEPYVNELETKLERVAYQGPIGLALSVAWLYFKEQQIDFAVIEAGRGGRFDEANVVSNQWAALSSLFPEHLDTLGPTIEDIIWHKLGIVKGETTTVIVNHQQHAILETLRSELSHIKDLRVYGEQFQADSIQLDRSGITFQLRTERADYGRLHLPLLGAFQANNAATAVACCESIIGDRFPEQLLRDTLAQARWPGRCELLSQNPTVIADGAINAVSALYIQELVETIGFQKVISIVGVPVDKDYEGVIRVVSGFSEQVIISTPDLSHKSFSAEAFIFAKKMNRSSREITPLDKALEFAKQQPGVDLILIVGTQTFIGNAKRLYR, via the coding sequence TTGAAAACTAAGTTGCAAACGTATGTAGATGCAGAAAATTTTATGTACGAATCTTTTTTACGGGCCCAAGCTTATATTCCAAAAGCGGATGATTCGGTCACGCGTGATCCCAAACGAGCCAGATGGTTATTAGATCAACTAGGCAAGCCCGATCAAGGTATAAAAACAGTGTTGGTTGCGGGCAGTAAAGGGAAAGGATCGACATCCCATCTCATTTCTATTTTATTGCGTGGCTTAGGATACCGAGTGGGGTTGTTTACTTCACCGCATCTGATCCAGTTTACGGAACGAATTCAAGTGAACGGGCAGCAGATTAGCGAGCTAGATTTTTTGCGCCTCACAAGAAAGATCGAGCCATATGTAAATGAGCTAGAAACGAAACTCGAGCGCGTCGCTTATCAAGGACCGATCGGTTTGGCGTTGAGTGTTGCTTGGCTTTACTTTAAGGAACAGCAAATTGATTTTGCTGTGATTGAGGCCGGTCGCGGCGGTAGATTTGACGAAGCGAATGTTGTTTCAAATCAGTGGGCCGCGCTTAGTTCACTGTTCCCGGAACACCTTGATACGTTAGGACCAACCATTGAGGACATCATATGGCATAAACTGGGCATTGTCAAAGGGGAAACGACGACGGTGATCGTTAATCATCAACAACACGCGATTCTTGAAACGTTGCGCTCAGAGCTTAGTCATATAAAGGATCTGCGTGTCTATGGTGAACAATTTCAGGCTGACTCTATTCAACTAGATCGGAGCGGAATTACTTTTCAGCTACGGACTGAACGAGCGGATTATGGCCGACTCCACCTCCCGTTGTTAGGCGCTTTCCAGGCAAATAACGCCGCGACTGCTGTTGCCTGTTGCGAATCGATCATCGGTGATCGTTTCCCCGAACAACTACTGCGTGATACGTTAGCGCAAGCTCGCTGGCCAGGCAGATGTGAACTGCTCAGTCAAAATCCGACCGTGATTGCGGATGGAGCGATCAACGCCGTTTCCGCGCTGTACATTCAAGAGTTGGTGGAAACAATCGGTTTTCAAAAAGTGATTTCGATTGTGGGCGTTCCTGTCGATAAAGATTATGAGGGCGTAATTCGAGTTGTTAGCGGCTTTTCGGAACAAGTGATTATCTCCACGCCCGATTTATCGCACAAATCATTTTCGGCGGAGGCGTTCATTTTTGCAAAAAAGATGAATCGATCTTCTCGAGAAATTACTCCTTTAGACAAGGCTTTAGAATTCGCGAAACAACAACCTGGCGTCGATTTAATTTTAATTGTTGGCACACAAACATTCATTGGCAACGCAAAGCGACTATACCGCTAG